A DNA window from Actinokineospora baliensis contains the following coding sequences:
- a CDS encoding ATP-binding protein has translation MSAYRLVSAGLALAGLALVVVVASAVFEPTTGTVVMWVCVAAAALVGLHTWQAIRQVSAGVRAVTEAAARMGAGEPDVRVPAVTWPAALARMAAALDSSARALRSSTAARSAFLATMSHEIRTPMNAVVGLTGLLLDTTLTGEQRDLVHTVRDSGTALLGVLNDVLDFAKLESGEGELEHVTFEVRELVDSAAALVAAAAADKGLRTRVVVVGDGPARLVGDLARLRQVVVNLLDNAVKFTERGQIETTVDVHPAPAGRVWLRITVRDTGVGVPADKLDTLFTPFSQVDGSTTRAYGGSGLGLAIGKRLAAVMGGDLTVSSIAGVGSTFTLTALLEVSSDEAVAPRTAPTTAPTGPLRVLVAEDNHINQKVARLMLAGLGHHVDTVANGHEAVQALRGAPYDVVLMDVRMPVMDGLDATRLIRTELPAERQPLIVALTASALVEDRAACLAAGMDDHLAKPVRVPDLVAALSGVASGGAAVLTLPAPDRETAIRDRLEEISGPNPPADEVEFLAQLLTSYTTKTPAALDSLAAALTTANTEAVVTQAHTLKGSAANIGATALAELFLTLEHNAGGSPADMTAIRAEYALVAQACLAVARGYTR, from the coding sequence ATGTCCGCATACCGGCTGGTCAGCGCGGGGTTGGCCCTGGCGGGTCTGGCCCTGGTGGTGGTCGTCGCGAGCGCGGTGTTCGAGCCGACCACCGGCACCGTCGTCATGTGGGTGTGCGTCGCCGCGGCCGCGCTGGTCGGGCTGCACACCTGGCAGGCGATACGGCAGGTCAGCGCCGGTGTGCGCGCGGTCACCGAGGCCGCGGCGCGGATGGGCGCTGGCGAACCGGATGTCCGGGTACCCGCGGTGACGTGGCCCGCCGCACTGGCCAGGATGGCCGCGGCGCTGGACTCGTCGGCGCGGGCGCTGCGCAGTTCCACGGCGGCGCGCTCGGCGTTCCTGGCCACGATGAGCCACGAGATCCGCACGCCGATGAACGCCGTCGTCGGCCTGACCGGCCTGCTGCTGGACACCACCCTGACCGGTGAGCAACGCGACCTCGTGCACACCGTGCGCGACAGCGGCACCGCACTGCTCGGTGTCCTCAACGACGTGTTGGACTTCGCGAAGCTGGAGTCCGGCGAGGGCGAGCTGGAGCACGTCACCTTCGAGGTGCGGGAACTGGTGGACAGCGCCGCCGCGCTGGTCGCCGCCGCCGCGGCGGACAAGGGGTTGCGGACCAGGGTCGTTGTCGTCGGTGACGGCCCGGCGCGGCTGGTGGGCGACCTGGCCCGGTTGCGGCAGGTCGTGGTGAACCTGCTCGACAACGCGGTCAAGTTCACCGAACGCGGCCAGATCGAGACCACCGTCGACGTCCACCCCGCGCCCGCGGGCCGGGTGTGGCTGCGCATCACCGTCCGCGACACCGGTGTCGGGGTCCCCGCCGACAAGCTCGACACGCTGTTCACCCCGTTCAGCCAGGTCGACGGTTCCACCACCCGCGCCTACGGCGGCAGCGGCCTCGGGTTGGCCATCGGCAAGCGCCTGGCCGCGGTCATGGGCGGTGACCTCACCGTCAGCAGCATCGCGGGCGTCGGGTCCACCTTCACCCTGACCGCACTGCTCGAGGTCTCCTCGGACGAAGCCGTCGCGCCGCGCACCGCGCCGACCACAGCACCGACCGGGCCGCTGCGGGTCCTGGTCGCCGAGGACAACCACATAAACCAGAAGGTCGCCCGCCTCATGCTCGCGGGCCTGGGCCACCACGTCGACACGGTCGCCAACGGCCACGAAGCCGTCCAGGCCCTGCGCGGCGCCCCCTACGACGTCGTCCTGATGGACGTCCGCATGCCGGTGATGGACGGGCTGGACGCCACCCGCTTGATCCGCACGGAACTCCCAGCCGAGCGGCAGCCGTTGATCGTCGCGCTCACCGCGAGCGCGTTGGTCGAGGACCGCGCGGCGTGCCTGGCCGCGGGGATGGACGACCACCTCGCCAAGCCGGTCCGCGTACCCGATCTGGTGGCCGCCCTGTCCGGGGTCGCTTCCGGCGGCGCAGCTGTGCTGACCCTGCCTGCCCCCGACCGGGAAACGGCGATCCGCGACCGGCTCGAGGAGATCTCCGGCCCGAACCCGCCCGCGGACGAGGTGGAGTTCCTGGCGCAGCTGCTCACCTCGTACACGACGAAGACCCCGGCGGCGCTCGACTCCCTGGCCGCCGCCCTGACAACGGCTAACACCGAAGCGGTCGTCACCCAGGCCCACACGCTCAAGGGGTCCGCGGCCAACATCGGTGCGACCGCGCTCGCGGAACTCTTCCTCACCCTCGAGCACAACGCGGGCGGCTCACCGGCGGACATGACGGCCATCCGGGCCGAGTACGCCTTGGTCGCGCAAGCGTGCCTCGCGGTGGCCCGGGGCTACACCCGCTGA
- a CDS encoding DUF4383 domain-containing protein, protein MSTAHHLPHRFPRDATTVLQPVRSAAALVAGGFLLVGVLGFVPGVTSGELTFAGHHSGALLLGAFAVSVLHNLVHLAFGVAGFAMARRDGGAREYLLVGGLVYLALWAYGMLIDHDSAANFVPVNNADNWLHLGLGAAMVLLGMIFGVRVRRTPMDLG, encoded by the coding sequence ATGTCCACCGCACACCACCTGCCCCACCGGTTCCCGCGTGACGCCACCACCGTGCTGCAACCGGTCCGCTCCGCCGCCGCCCTCGTCGCAGGCGGGTTTCTGCTGGTCGGGGTGCTCGGGTTCGTCCCGGGTGTGACCAGCGGCGAGCTCACCTTCGCGGGCCACCACAGCGGCGCCCTGCTGTTGGGCGCCTTCGCGGTGTCGGTGCTGCACAACCTGGTCCACCTGGCCTTCGGCGTCGCGGGATTCGCGATGGCCCGCCGCGACGGCGGGGCGCGCGAGTACCTGCTCGTCGGCGGGCTCGTCTACCTGGCGCTGTGGGCCTACGGGATGCTCATCGACCACGACAGCGCGGCGAACTTCGTGCCCGTCAACAACGCCGACAACTGGCTGCACCTGGGCCTCGGCGCGGCCATGGTGCTGCTCGGGATGATCTTCGGTGTGCGGGTCCGGCGCACCCCGATGGACCTGGGCTAG
- a CDS encoding discoidin domain-containing protein translates to MIDTASLAAPRGKDAPVRLPAKKQLPAALALAAITLLGTLAATAAATPSGGAAPAQPASFSPYPTTSWYYPTGPWSSSTYPTTVPSTTVPSTTTTVLPTTTVPPSTSPTWFTPSENIPPPQPGEDYARGGTAIASSSDMAPGLIIDGNPDTAWSPAIGRKTTDTPEWVYVRWLHYREVSRVVVHTSLRDFDIQVLNQYEQWWDTVMTVNYANTTTFTALFTPRIARGVRIVAKVGPPGHPNLVRVNEIQAYTS, encoded by the coding sequence ATGATCGACACGGCTAGCTTGGCGGCACCACGAGGAAAGGACGCCCCGGTGCGCTTGCCCGCCAAGAAGCAGCTGCCCGCCGCGCTCGCGCTGGCCGCCATCACCCTCCTCGGCACCCTTGCCGCCACGGCCGCCGCCACCCCCTCCGGTGGCGCCGCCCCCGCGCAGCCCGCCAGCTTCTCGCCGTACCCCACGACGTCCTGGTACTACCCGACCGGGCCGTGGTCGTCGTCCACCTACCCGACCACCGTGCCTTCGACCACAGTGCCGTCGACCACCACGACTGTGCTCCCGACTACCACGGTGCCGCCGAGCACCTCCCCCACCTGGTTCACCCCGTCGGAGAACATCCCGCCACCGCAGCCGGGAGAGGACTACGCCCGCGGCGGCACCGCGATCGCGTCCTCCTCCGACATGGCCCCCGGCCTCATCATCGACGGCAACCCCGACACCGCCTGGTCACCCGCGATCGGCCGCAAGACCACCGACACCCCGGAGTGGGTCTACGTGCGCTGGCTGCACTACCGCGAGGTCAGCCGGGTCGTCGTGCACACCTCGCTGCGCGACTTCGACATCCAGGTGCTCAACCAGTACGAACAGTGGTGGGACACGGTGATGACCGTCAACTACGCCAACACGACCACGTTCACCGCGCTCTTCACCCCGCGCATCGCCCGCGGCGTGCGGATCGTGGCCAAGGTCGGGCCACCGGGGCACCCGAACCTGGTGCGGGTGAACGAGATCCAGGCGTACACGAGCTAG
- a CDS encoding HD domain-containing protein, translated as MPDPALVVAAVDLAASLLFPMRTRWHHTIGVAYRAGELTGTVDPAEREVLVAAAWLHDIGYAARDTGFHPVDGARHLAGLGWPPRLVALVAHHSGARFTAQAQGLGHLMAPYPHEDSPLSDALAYADQTTDPGGSPVTLRGRLAEMLARHGSDSANARAHHLRGPYLHEVADRVESRL; from the coding sequence GTGCCCGACCCGGCTCTGGTTGTCGCGGCGGTCGATCTGGCCGCGAGCCTGTTGTTCCCGATGCGCACCCGCTGGCACCACACGATCGGTGTCGCCTACCGCGCCGGGGAGCTCACGGGCACTGTCGACCCCGCCGAGCGGGAGGTCCTGGTCGCCGCGGCCTGGTTGCACGACATCGGGTACGCGGCCCGCGACACCGGTTTCCACCCGGTCGACGGCGCCAGGCACCTGGCGGGGCTGGGGTGGCCGCCCCGGCTGGTCGCCTTGGTGGCCCACCACTCCGGGGCCCGCTTCACCGCGCAGGCCCAGGGTCTCGGCCACCTGATGGCGCCGTACCCGCACGAGGACAGCCCGCTGTCGGACGCCCTCGCCTACGCCGACCAGACCACCGACCCCGGGGGCAGTCCCGTCACCCTGCGCGGCCGGTTGGCGGAGATGTTGGCGCGGCACGGCAGCGACTCGGCCAACGCCCGCGCCCACCACCTCCGCGGTCCGTACCTGCACGAGGTGGCCGACCGCGTAGAGAGCCGCCTCTAG
- a CDS encoding class I SAM-dependent methyltransferase, translating into MGQGFSGEVADYYDRYRRGYPAEAIDAVVRAFELDRDDVAIDLGCGTGQVAVPLASRVRAVVGLDPEPDMLLRAAAHAAPNASWMIGRDVDLPALRALTGPVGVVTVGQTLHWMDHPRLFAEIPATVRPGGGVAVLTNGTPLWLQETEWSRALRSVLEEWLSTPLTAACGTDEGSQQRYLDAMAEAGLACHRFEHTYSAPLALSEIVGGVFSALSVDRLPGAAGRAELAERVERALGGGPFEEFVRVTVLVGRVAEPGFRTGGARR; encoded by the coding sequence ATGGGCCAAGGATTCAGCGGCGAGGTCGCCGACTACTACGACCGCTACCGCCGGGGCTACCCCGCCGAGGCGATCGACGCGGTGGTGCGGGCGTTCGAGCTCGACCGGGACGACGTCGCGATCGACCTGGGGTGCGGGACCGGGCAGGTCGCCGTGCCACTCGCTTCGCGCGTGCGGGCGGTCGTCGGCCTTGATCCGGAGCCGGACATGCTCCTGCGCGCCGCGGCGCACGCGGCACCGAACGCCAGCTGGATGATCGGCCGGGACGTCGATCTACCCGCGTTGCGGGCTCTCACCGGCCCTGTGGGGGTTGTGACGGTGGGACAGACCTTGCACTGGATGGACCACCCGCGGTTGTTCGCGGAGATCCCGGCCACTGTGCGGCCTGGGGGTGGGGTGGCGGTGCTGACCAACGGAACACCTCTGTGGCTGCAGGAGACGGAGTGGTCGCGCGCCCTGCGGTCAGTGCTGGAGGAGTGGTTGTCGACTCCTCTTACCGCTGCGTGCGGGACTGATGAAGGTAGCCAGCAACGGTACTTGGATGCGATGGCCGAGGCGGGTTTGGCTTGCCACCGCTTCGAGCACACGTATTCGGCGCCGCTCGCGCTATCGGAAATCGTGGGCGGGGTGTTCTCGGCGCTGTCCGTCGACAGGCTGCCGGGGGCAGCGGGGCGGGCGGAGTTGGCGGAGCGGGTTGAGCGGGCGCTCGGGGGCGGGCCGTTCGAGGAGTTCGTTCGGGTCACGGTCTTGGTGGGACGGGTCGCGGAACCCGGTTTCCGGACTGGTGGGGCGCGCCGGTGA
- a CDS encoding asparaginase: MPDTQMPRVVVFGLGGTIAMTSTPSGGVVPALSAEQLVAAVPGLAEAGIDVEVIDFRRVPGASLSFNDLDELAAAIDKHLAAGADGVVVTQGTDTIEETAFFLDLAHTGPEPVVVTGAMRNPTMAGADGPANLLAAIQTAASAATRGLGAVVVFADEIHAAARARKTHSTSGHTFASTNGGPLGYLVEGQPRILNRPTSRVTVQGTPDHPVEVGLVSITLGDTGTLLRATANHFDAVVVAGFGAGHVPVGVVEILTELAATKPVVLASRTGAGSVLTHTYAFPGSESDLLARGLIPAGFHDPLKARILLHRLLATGQDHDTIRAVFTGSGNA, from the coding sequence GTGCCAGACACCCAGATGCCACGCGTGGTCGTCTTCGGCCTCGGCGGCACCATCGCCATGACCTCCACCCCGAGCGGCGGTGTCGTTCCCGCGCTCTCGGCGGAGCAACTCGTGGCAGCGGTACCGGGCCTCGCCGAGGCCGGGATCGATGTCGAGGTGATCGACTTCCGACGCGTGCCGGGGGCCTCACTGTCATTCAACGACCTCGACGAGCTGGCCGCTGCGATCGATAAGCACCTGGCCGCGGGCGCGGACGGCGTGGTGGTCACGCAGGGCACCGACACCATTGAGGAGACCGCGTTCTTCCTCGACCTCGCGCACACTGGCCCGGAACCGGTCGTGGTCACCGGCGCGATGCGCAACCCCACCATGGCAGGCGCTGACGGGCCCGCGAATCTGCTCGCCGCGATCCAGACCGCCGCCAGCGCCGCCACCAGAGGTCTGGGTGCGGTGGTGGTATTCGCCGACGAGATCCACGCCGCCGCTCGCGCGCGCAAGACGCACTCCACCAGCGGCCACACCTTCGCCTCCACCAACGGCGGTCCGCTCGGCTACCTCGTCGAAGGCCAACCCCGGATCCTCAACCGACCGACCAGTCGCGTCACAGTCCAGGGCACGCCTGACCATCCAGTCGAGGTCGGCCTGGTCAGCATCACCCTCGGCGACACCGGGACCCTGCTCCGCGCCACCGCCAACCACTTCGACGCCGTGGTCGTCGCAGGGTTCGGAGCCGGCCATGTACCCGTCGGCGTCGTCGAGATCCTGACCGAACTGGCTGCCACCAAGCCTGTTGTGCTGGCTTCCCGCACTGGCGCCGGTTCTGTGCTCACGCACACCTATGCGTTCCCCGGTTCCGAGTCCGACCTGCTGGCCCGCGGCCTCATCCCCGCGGGGTTCCACGACCCGCTCAAGGCTCGGATCCTGCTGCATCGCCTGCTGGCCACTGGCCAGGACCATGACACCATCCGTGCCGTCTTCACCGGGAGCGGGAATGCGTAG
- a CDS encoding NUDIX domain-containing protein, which translates to MINPADLFATPRLAAGALFVNGNEILLVRKTYGNRWDIPGGYVDRGESPADACEREIREELGLTRTVERLLVHDWAPNGPEGDKILYVFDCGPLGDDEHRIQLDGTELDKAEWVPVNRLGEYLIPRLERRLAQAFLAYSGTAPRYLEHGQPR; encoded by the coding sequence ATGATCAACCCAGCCGACTTGTTCGCGACTCCCCGGCTCGCAGCAGGCGCCTTGTTCGTCAACGGCAACGAGATCCTGTTGGTGCGCAAGACCTACGGCAATCGCTGGGACATTCCCGGCGGCTACGTCGACCGCGGCGAGTCCCCCGCTGACGCCTGCGAACGCGAGATCCGCGAGGAACTGGGCCTCACCCGCACCGTTGAACGGCTATTGGTGCACGACTGGGCACCCAACGGCCCAGAGGGCGACAAGATCCTCTACGTCTTCGACTGCGGCCCTCTCGGCGACGACGAACACCGCATCCAACTCGACGGCACCGAACTCGACAAAGCCGAGTGGGTCCCCGTCAACCGGCTTGGCGAGTACCTCATCCCCCGCCTCGAACGTCGCCTTGCCCAAGCTTTCCTGGCCTACAGCGGCACCGCACCCCGCTACCTGGAACACGGTCAGCCCCGCTGA
- a CDS encoding MBL fold metallo-hydrolase — protein sequence MNLTVLGCATPYPRPGQPCSGYLVSEGDTYVVLDCGSGTFAALQTYLDPGEVTALWISHLHPDHSADLLAWSNWALNTENAPRIPVYGPPGWARRLDQMLTGDSALVDGIFEIHELCDHHMAAYGPLTLTARAVEHSVPGFGVRIDGPNARLAYSGDTEPCPALTDLARDADLFVCEAGTASPNRYHTTPEQAAHTAIAAGAKRLLLTHLALALDPHALPTTPGVATTIAEPGWLWSSDQRG from the coding sequence GTGAACCTGACCGTGCTCGGCTGCGCAACCCCCTACCCTCGCCCAGGGCAGCCCTGTTCGGGATACCTGGTCAGTGAGGGCGACACCTACGTCGTCCTCGACTGTGGCTCCGGCACCTTCGCCGCCCTCCAGACCTATCTGGACCCCGGCGAGGTCACCGCGTTGTGGATCTCGCATCTGCATCCCGACCACAGCGCCGACCTGCTCGCCTGGTCCAACTGGGCGCTCAACACCGAGAATGCGCCCCGTATCCCCGTCTACGGGCCGCCTGGGTGGGCGCGGCGGCTCGATCAGATGCTCACTGGCGACTCTGCCTTGGTCGACGGCATCTTCGAGATTCACGAACTCTGTGATCACCACATGGCCGCCTACGGGCCACTGACACTGACCGCACGCGCGGTCGAGCATTCAGTACCCGGCTTCGGTGTCCGCATTGACGGCCCTAACGCGCGGTTGGCGTACTCAGGTGACACCGAGCCGTGCCCCGCGCTCACCGACCTCGCCCGTGACGCCGATCTGTTCGTGTGCGAAGCGGGCACCGCATCGCCCAATCGCTACCACACCACCCCTGAGCAGGCAGCCCACACAGCGATCGCAGCTGGCGCGAAGCGGCTACTGCTCACCCACCTCGCGCTGGCACTGGATCCCCACGCCCTGCCCACCACGCCGGGCGTGGCGACCACGATCGCTGAGCCGGGCTGGCTGTGGAGTTCGGATCAGCGGGGCTGA
- a CDS encoding tetratricopeptide repeat protein yields the protein MLEQLEAEVLRLANEFLEDAPTAVVARCRSIRDELFRLLDQPRWPQQARRLHALAARTCGYLAIADSDFFGEYAAAEDHARSAWQLAELADHDELRSWVRSVQSAIAYWAGQWRTADEFAAEALELASTRSSASRAIAMRARALARLGDVAALRRTAEIQVPDQARADETGIVLFTDMNLQRCLGGAYLWIGDHDNAQTHLEQALDGYERDRAFDYAVIAVTRLDLAATHLGRGELEAAVAVAEPVLTMPATRRLEGARRRVRDLRSDLATAAFHADPVARAWADELDAFATHTVLAG from the coding sequence GTGCTGGAGCAACTGGAGGCGGAGGTGCTGCGCCTGGCGAACGAGTTCTTGGAGGATGCGCCGACCGCGGTCGTGGCGCGGTGTCGAAGTATCCGAGACGAGTTGTTCCGACTGCTTGACCAGCCGCGATGGCCGCAGCAGGCACGTCGGTTGCACGCGCTCGCCGCGCGGACCTGCGGCTACCTGGCGATCGCCGACAGCGACTTCTTCGGCGAGTACGCCGCCGCCGAGGACCATGCCCGCAGCGCCTGGCAGCTGGCCGAGCTCGCCGACCACGACGAGCTCCGATCCTGGGTGCGCAGCGTGCAGTCGGCCATCGCGTACTGGGCAGGCCAATGGCGGACAGCCGACGAGTTCGCGGCTGAAGCTCTGGAGCTGGCCAGCACTCGATCGAGCGCCTCACGCGCCATCGCCATGCGAGCCCGCGCCTTGGCCCGTCTCGGTGACGTCGCTGCCCTGCGGCGCACAGCAGAGATTCAGGTGCCCGACCAGGCGCGCGCCGACGAGACCGGGATTGTCCTGTTCACCGACATGAACCTCCAACGCTGCCTCGGTGGGGCCTACCTGTGGATCGGCGACCACGACAACGCCCAAACCCACCTGGAGCAAGCCCTGGACGGCTACGAACGAGACCGTGCGTTCGACTACGCGGTCATCGCCGTCACCCGACTCGACTTGGCGGCCACACACCTAGGCCGTGGCGAGCTGGAGGCCGCTGTCGCTGTCGCCGAACCCGTGCTCACCATGCCTGCTACCCGCCGTCTGGAAGGTGCGCGGCGCAGGGTGCGCGACCTCCGAAGCGACCTGGCCACCGCGGCATTCCACGCTGATCCGGTCGCCCGTGCGTGGGCGGATGAGCTGGACGCGTTCGCCACCCACACGGTCCTGGCGGGCTAA
- a CDS encoding radical SAM protein, whose amino-acid sequence MRSLPVLSATQRAGLRPELLEVIEYRKSGLSLNHVVGCPLDCGYCVRHLFDNFAMKVPRALMSDEDAVDLLVGHAHFQAHVTPVQIFNRATDPMLPVVKPHTLATLRLLDERGLTNHVLVITRWRVTEEDCAALNSLRNIKVTLLVTWSGINDDRIEPVDSTIAASSLKIAFEHADRYRVVLYWRPIVPGLNDTNEHLSTALVDLSRHAHATVFTGLFFKDEIRDYYRAHGLPEPYEDGARRKIFPQDPERRILAAAGTRGHGSPLFRKTSCAVAYAHTVADYNGHFGIRELCDICPATQLQRCATAWTRPAEGPVAALAEDLGGRLVEITDRAIVVQGLDEQRRYRMQHGLGFQVHDVAKPHKPRRHGRADIGWASNTQEES is encoded by the coding sequence ATGCGATCCCTGCCCGTGTTGAGCGCGACGCAACGGGCTGGATTGCGGCCGGAGTTGTTGGAGGTGATCGAGTACCGCAAGAGCGGGTTGAGCCTGAACCACGTTGTGGGGTGCCCGTTGGATTGTGGGTATTGCGTGCGGCACTTGTTCGACAACTTCGCGATGAAGGTCCCCCGCGCGTTGATGTCCGACGAGGACGCGGTCGACCTTCTGGTGGGGCACGCGCACTTCCAGGCGCACGTCACCCCGGTGCAGATCTTCAACCGGGCCACGGACCCGATGCTGCCGGTGGTCAAGCCGCACACCCTCGCCACGTTGCGGCTGTTGGACGAGCGTGGGTTGACCAATCACGTGCTGGTGATCACCCGGTGGCGGGTCACGGAGGAAGACTGTGCGGCGCTCAACTCGTTGCGAAACATCAAAGTCACCTTGTTGGTCACGTGGTCGGGTATCAACGACGACAGGATCGAGCCAGTCGACTCGACCATCGCCGCGTCGTCGTTGAAGATCGCGTTCGAGCACGCGGATCGGTATCGGGTGGTGTTGTACTGGCGGCCGATCGTGCCCGGCCTCAACGACACCAACGAGCACCTGTCCACAGCTCTGGTCGACCTGAGCCGACATGCGCACGCGACGGTGTTCACGGGGTTGTTCTTCAAGGACGAGATCCGCGACTACTACCGGGCCCACGGGCTGCCCGAGCCCTACGAGGACGGGGCACGGCGCAAGATCTTCCCTCAGGACCCGGAGCGCCGGATCCTGGCCGCAGCGGGAACGCGGGGACATGGATCGCCGTTGTTCCGCAAGACGAGCTGCGCGGTGGCATATGCGCACACTGTGGCGGACTACAACGGGCACTTCGGTATCCGCGAACTGTGCGACATCTGCCCGGCCACCCAGTTGCAGCGTTGCGCGACCGCGTGGACGCGGCCCGCGGAAGGCCCGGTGGCCGCGTTGGCGGAGGACCTGGGCGGGAGGTTGGTGGAGATCACCGATCGGGCGATCGTGGTACAGGGGTTGGACGAGCAGCGCCGATATCGGATGCAACATGGGCTCGGCTTCCAGGTCCATGATGTGGCCAAGCCGCACAAGCCACGCAGGCATGGCCGAGCCGACATTGGCTGGGCCTCTAATACGCAGGAGGAGTCGTGA
- a CDS encoding 3'-5' exonuclease → MTHPIPRVLAGQRLTVVDVEGNGGQPPEIVEIGVLALDQPLHPSRVATWLVRPRLPISSVVTRKVHGISNADVADSPTWQEVADEVTGVLADRVIVAHNAAVEQRVLAAHLPGWTPPLVLDTLRLARHVWPDLDGYGLDRLIVHTGVNPGEFPGQRHRAGFDAWMTARLLATLAEHCGDWSVLVRVAALPGFDVTEGGLW, encoded by the coding sequence GTGACCCATCCCATTCCACGGGTGCTGGCCGGGCAACGCCTCACGGTCGTGGATGTCGAGGGCAACGGCGGCCAGCCACCGGAGATCGTCGAGATCGGCGTGCTCGCACTAGATCAGCCATTGCACCCGTCGCGCGTAGCGACGTGGTTGGTGCGGCCGAGGTTGCCGATCAGTTCGGTGGTGACGCGCAAAGTCCACGGCATCAGCAACGCCGATGTCGCCGACAGTCCCACCTGGCAAGAGGTAGCCGACGAGGTCACGGGTGTGCTGGCCGACCGGGTGATCGTCGCGCACAACGCCGCGGTGGAGCAGCGTGTGCTGGCCGCGCACCTTCCGGGTTGGACACCGCCGTTGGTGCTCGACACTCTTCGTCTGGCCAGGCATGTCTGGCCAGACCTGGACGGCTACGGCCTGGATCGCCTCATCGTCCACACCGGTGTCAACCCCGGGGAGTTTCCGGGTCAGCGGCACCGCGCTGGTTTTGACGCGTGGATGACCGCACGTCTCCTGGCCACGCTGGCGGAGCACTGCGGCGACTGGTCTGTGCTGGTGCGTGTCGCGGCGTTGCCCGGCTTCGACGTGACCGAGGGGGGATTGTGGTGA